One part of the Sus scrofa isolate TJ Tabasco breed Duroc chromosome 8, Sscrofa11.1, whole genome shotgun sequence genome encodes these proteins:
- the NAT8L gene encoding N-acetylaspartate synthetase → MHCGPPDMVCETKIVAAEDHEALPGAKKDALLAAAGAMWPPLPAAPGPAAAPAAPPPAPGPQPAGGAGGAGPPEGRGVYIREFRAAEQEAARRIFYDGIMERIPNTAFRGLRHHPRMQLLYALLAALCFALTRSLLLTCLVPAGLLGLRYYYSRKVVLAYLDCALHTDMADIEQYYMKPPGSCFWVAVLDGNVVGIVAARAHAEDNTVELMRMSVDSRFRGKGIAKALGRKVLEFAVVHNYSAVVLGTTAVKVAAHKLYESLGFRHMGSSDRYVMPGMTLSLAERLFFQVRYHRYRLQLREE, encoded by the exons ATGCATTGTGGGCCTCCCGACATGGTCTGCGAGACGAAGATCGTGGCCGCCGAGGACCATGAGGCGCTGCCGGGGGCCAAGAAGGACGCGCTGCTCGCCGCCGCCGGCGCCATGTGGCCCCCGCTGCCCGCCGCTCCTGGGccggccgccgcccccgccgcgccCCCACCCGCGCCGGGCCCCCAGCCCGCTGGCGGCGCAGGGGGCGCGGGGCCTCCAGAGGGGCGCGGCGTGTACATCCGCGAGTTCCGCGCGGCGGAGCAGGAGGCTGCGCGCCGCATCTTCTACGACGGCATCATGGAGCGCATCCCGAACACGGCCTTCCGCGGCCTGCGGCACCACCCGCGCATGCAGCTGCTCTACGCCCTGCTGGCCG CCCTGTGTTTCGCCCTGACCCGCTCCCTGCTGCTGACCTGTCTGGTGCCCGCGGGGCTGCTGGGGCTGCGCTATTACTACAGCCGGAAGGTGGTGCTCGCCTACCTGGACTGCGCGCTGCACACGGACATGGCCGACATCGAGCAGTACTACATGAAGCCCCCCG GCTCCTGCTTCTGGGTGGCCGTGCTGGATGGCAACGTGGTGGGCATTGTGGCGGCGCGGGCCCACGCGGAGGACAACACAGTGGAGCTGATGCGCATGTCTGTGGACTCGCGCTTCCGCGGCAAGGGCATCGCCAAGGCGCTGGGCCGCAAGGTGCTGGAGTTCGCCGTGGTGCACAACTACTCGGCGGTGGTGTTGGGCACGACGGCCGTCAAGGTGGCCGCCCACAAGCTCTACGAGTCTCTGGGCTTCAGACACATGGGCTCAAGTGACCGCTACGTGATGCCCGGCATGACCCTCTCGCTGGCCGAGCGCCTCTTCTTCCAGGTCCGCTACCACCGCTACCGCCTGCAGCTGCGCGAGGAGTGA